The following coding sequences are from one Pseudonocardia sp. EC080619-01 window:
- a CDS encoding MerR family transcriptional regulator: MAPMPPPAPEPRPSPHGADTDYRIDDLARAAGMTVRNVRSYQERGLLHPPRRDGRRALYDDTHLGRLRIIGRLLDRGYTTVTIAELLAEWERGRDLGVVLGLETAVSALWPPRPATPTTPEALTALFPGADVDALVAAGLVHHHRGTHTAPSQQILAAAADLVRAGVPSEVVLDLARRTTTALDGMARDLLDAVVTHLVDGGSAVVHPDDALPDDSAADRAATALRSLTPALTTGIAELLAATLERHSVAVLDARAGLVLGEHPSTPSV; the protein is encoded by the coding sequence ATGGCCCCGATGCCACCCCCCGCTCCGGAACCGCGCCCCTCACCACACGGCGCCGACACCGATTACCGGATCGACGACCTCGCCCGCGCCGCCGGGATGACCGTGCGCAACGTGCGCTCCTACCAGGAGCGTGGGCTCCTGCACCCTCCACGCCGCGACGGCCGCCGGGCGCTCTACGACGACACCCACCTGGGCAGGCTGCGGATCATCGGCAGGCTCCTGGACCGCGGCTACACCACCGTCACCATCGCCGAGCTGCTCGCCGAGTGGGAACGCGGCCGCGACCTCGGCGTCGTCCTCGGCCTGGAGACCGCCGTGAGCGCCCTGTGGCCGCCCCGCCCGGCCACCCCGACCACACCCGAGGCGCTGACCGCGCTCTTCCCGGGGGCCGACGTCGACGCCCTGGTGGCCGCCGGGCTGGTGCACCACCACCGCGGCACCCACACCGCGCCCAGTCAGCAGATCCTCGCCGCCGCAGCCGACCTCGTCCGAGCAGGCGTGCCGAGCGAGGTCGTCCTCGACCTCGCCCGGCGCACCACCACCGCCCTCGACGGGATGGCTCGTGATCTGCTCGACGCGGTCGTGACCCACCTCGTCGACGGCGGCTCGGCCGTGGTCCACCCCGATGACGCCCTCCCCGACGACTCGGCCGCCGACCGCGCCGCCACCGCACTCCGCAGCCTCACCCCGGCCCTGACCACGGGCATCGCGGAGCTCCTCGCCGCGACACTCGAGCGTCACAGCGTCGCCGTACTCGACGCTCGCGCCGGGCTCGTCCTCGGCGAGCACCCGAGCACGCCATCCGTCTGA
- a CDS encoding ABC transporter substrate-binding protein, which yields MAFTVPRRSRWSVVPAIALAALLALAGCATPSDDGDAASPGATALPPAEGATQYPLTLTTWAGETVLEQRPERIAVIGFSPNMDALEALGVTPVYTMAEESEWPWRSQEWLSGVEFRDTVTRRDPINFEGIASTRPDLIVATNWVQDEPTFERLSSIAPVLENPTQVKGDQISWQDTQRMIGEALDLSAASDTAVTEAEQAIDRVAQENPDYADRTITIATDYTQSGIDYYTAAGGTAEAATRRMGFTPNPLAENFTADAGVADEQIGQLDADVLVVFYTDPASKTAREATPLFQSLPPVAEGRYLGITIDDPDSAMTWVLRRGASVTSLPWTVQRLSERINALGTA from the coding sequence ATGGCCTTCACCGTGCCCCGCCGCAGCCGGTGGTCCGTGGTTCCTGCCATCGCGCTCGCAGCCCTCCTCGCGCTCGCCGGCTGCGCGACACCTTCCGACGACGGTGACGCCGCGAGCCCCGGTGCCACCGCGCTTCCGCCCGCCGAGGGAGCCACGCAGTACCCGCTGACGCTCACCACGTGGGCGGGCGAGACGGTGCTCGAGCAGCGGCCCGAGCGGATCGCCGTGATCGGCTTCTCGCCGAACATGGACGCGCTGGAGGCCCTGGGCGTCACCCCCGTCTACACGATGGCCGAAGAGAGCGAGTGGCCGTGGCGGAGCCAGGAGTGGTTGTCGGGAGTCGAGTTCCGCGACACCGTCACCCGGCGCGATCCGATCAACTTCGAGGGGATCGCCTCGACCCGACCGGATCTGATCGTGGCGACCAACTGGGTCCAGGACGAGCCCACCTTCGAGCGGCTCAGCTCGATCGCCCCGGTGCTGGAGAACCCGACCCAGGTCAAGGGTGATCAGATCAGCTGGCAGGACACCCAGCGGATGATCGGCGAGGCGCTGGACCTGAGCGCCGCGTCCGACACCGCGGTCACCGAGGCCGAGCAGGCCATCGACCGGGTCGCGCAGGAGAACCCGGACTACGCGGACCGGACGATCACGATCGCCACCGACTACACCCAGAGCGGTATCGACTACTACACCGCCGCCGGCGGGACCGCCGAGGCCGCGACGCGCCGGATGGGGTTCACGCCGAATCCGCTGGCCGAGAACTTCACCGCCGACGCCGGCGTCGCCGACGAGCAGATCGGCCAGCTCGACGCCGACGTACTCGTCGTGTTCTACACCGACCCCGCCTCGAAGACCGCGCGCGAGGCCACCCCGCTGTTCCAGTCGCTGCCCCCCGTCGCCGAGGGCCGCTACCTCGGCATCACCATCGACGACCCGGACAGCGCCATGACCTGGGTGCTGCGCCGCGGCGCCAGCGTGACCAGCCTGCCGTGGACCGTCCAGCGGCTGTCCGAGCGGATCAACGCGCTGGGCACCGCCTGA
- a CDS encoding iron ABC transporter permease, whose protein sequence is MNDAPRAGVATARRTGRGDSPARSSSLYRRRALGLATILTALMAAVILSLAHGANPLGYDQVWSALWGRDGSQASIIVWTERWPRTLLGIAVGAALGVAGALIQALTRNPLAEPGILGVNAGAGFAVTLGAGVFGLAGISQYVWFAFLGAAITTVVVFVIGSAGGGTASPVTLVLAGVALGAVLNGFSTFLTLIDPDTFRSFRNWGLGSLARTTMEDTLLVAPFLLVGLIGALALAGPLNSIALGDDLAASLGTRVGRTRVLGIGVVTLLAGGATALTGGIAFLGLMVPHVVRWFVGPDQRWIIAYSALAAPVLVLVADVLGRVLVRPSEIEVGVVAAVIGAPVLIALVRRREASSL, encoded by the coding sequence ATGAACGACGCACCGCGAGCCGGCGTCGCGACCGCACGGCGCACCGGGCGGGGGGACTCCCCCGCCCGGTCGTCGTCGCTGTACCGGCGCCGCGCACTCGGGCTGGCCACGATCCTCACGGCGCTGATGGCGGCGGTGATCCTGAGCCTGGCGCACGGCGCGAACCCGCTCGGCTACGACCAGGTGTGGTCGGCGCTGTGGGGCCGGGACGGGTCGCAGGCGTCCATCATCGTCTGGACCGAGCGCTGGCCCCGCACGCTGCTCGGGATCGCCGTGGGCGCCGCGCTGGGCGTCGCCGGGGCGCTGATCCAGGCGCTGACCCGCAACCCGCTCGCCGAACCGGGGATCCTGGGCGTCAACGCGGGCGCCGGCTTCGCCGTGACCCTGGGCGCCGGGGTGTTCGGGCTGGCGGGCATCTCCCAGTACGTGTGGTTCGCCTTCCTCGGTGCCGCGATCACCACCGTCGTGGTGTTCGTCATCGGCTCCGCGGGCGGCGGGACGGCGTCGCCGGTCACCCTGGTCCTGGCCGGGGTGGCGCTCGGCGCGGTGCTCAACGGCTTCTCCACGTTCCTCACCCTGATCGACCCGGACACGTTCCGGTCGTTCCGCAACTGGGGCCTGGGGTCGCTGGCGCGGACCACGATGGAGGACACGCTGCTCGTCGCGCCGTTCCTCCTGGTCGGCCTGATCGGCGCGCTGGCGCTGGCCGGGCCGCTGAACTCGATCGCCCTCGGTGACGACCTGGCGGCCTCGCTCGGCACCCGGGTGGGCCGCACCCGGGTGCTGGGCATCGGCGTCGTCACCCTGCTGGCGGGCGGCGCGACGGCGCTGACCGGCGGCATCGCGTTCCTCGGGCTGATGGTGCCGCACGTGGTGCGCTGGTTCGTCGGCCCGGACCAGCGGTGGATCATCGCCTACTCGGCGCTGGCCGCGCCGGTGCTCGTCCTGGTCGCCGACGTGCTGGGCCGGGTGCTCGTGCGCCCCAGCGAGATCGAGGTCGGGGTCGTCGCGGCGGTCATCGGCGCACCGGTGCTGATCGCGCTGGTCCGGCGGAGGGAGGCGAGCAGCCTGTGA
- a CDS encoding iron chelate uptake ABC transporter family permease subunit, whose product MTTTPTRPDERVDFGYTTRTVRTRWLSGRVGVRLLAVSAAVLAVAVAVSVVSLGLGDFRLGVGEVVQALLGGGREFQRIIVTEWRLPVVLAALVFGALLGIGGAIFQSLTRNPLGSPDVIGFDAGSYTGVVLTLLVVGASSYWNVAFAALAGGLLTAFAVYVLAYRGGIAGFRLIIVGIGISAMLTSVNSYLVTRADIDDAMVVGFWAAGSIADVTWTPMLPSLGIAAVIVVATVLLSPALRRLELGDDAAVTQGTRVGAARLGLLVVGVSTTALVTAAAGPIGFVALAAPQLARRLTRSPGVSTAASAAMGAALLASAHLLSLAIAEVYRAIPVGLITVCLGGCYLIWLLVREARRQYGTFA is encoded by the coding sequence GTGACGACCACACCGACCCGCCCCGACGAGCGGGTGGACTTCGGCTACACGACCCGCACGGTCCGTACCCGGTGGCTCTCCGGCCGCGTCGGCGTCCGGCTGCTGGCGGTCTCCGCGGCGGTACTCGCGGTCGCCGTGGCGGTCTCCGTCGTGTCGCTGGGGCTGGGCGACTTCCGGCTCGGCGTCGGCGAGGTCGTGCAGGCACTGCTCGGCGGCGGACGGGAGTTCCAGCGCATCATCGTGACCGAGTGGCGGCTGCCGGTGGTGCTCGCGGCGCTGGTGTTCGGTGCGCTGCTCGGCATCGGCGGGGCGATCTTCCAGTCGCTGACCCGCAACCCGCTGGGCTCCCCGGACGTGATCGGCTTCGACGCCGGCTCCTACACCGGGGTCGTGCTGACCCTGCTGGTCGTCGGCGCGAGCAGCTACTGGAACGTCGCGTTCGCGGCGCTGGCCGGCGGTCTGCTCACCGCGTTCGCGGTGTACGTGCTGGCCTACCGCGGCGGCATCGCCGGGTTCCGCCTGATCATCGTCGGGATCGGGATCTCGGCGATGCTCACCTCGGTCAACTCCTACCTGGTCACCCGCGCCGACATCGACGACGCGATGGTCGTCGGGTTCTGGGCGGCCGGCTCGATCGCCGACGTGACCTGGACGCCGATGCTGCCCTCGCTGGGGATCGCCGCGGTGATCGTCGTCGCGACCGTGCTGCTGTCCCCGGCGCTGCGCCGCCTCGAGCTCGGCGACGACGCCGCCGTCACCCAGGGCACCCGGGTCGGCGCGGCCCGGCTCGGGCTGCTCGTCGTGGGCGTGTCGACCACCGCGCTGGTGACCGCGGCGGCCGGCCCGATCGGGTTCGTCGCGCTCGCCGCCCCGCAGCTGGCCCGGCGGCTCACCCGCTCCCCCGGGGTCAGCACCGCGGCCTCCGCCGCGATGGGCGCGGCGCTGCTCGCCTCGGCGCACCTGCTGAGCCTGGCGATCGCCGAGGTGTACCGGGCCATCCCGGTCGGGCTGATCACCGTCTGCCTCGGCGGCTGCTACCTGATCTGGCTGCTCGTCCGCGAGGCACGGCGGCAGTACGGAACGTTCGCATGA
- a CDS encoding ABC transporter ATP-binding protein encodes MTDPGAPSLNTSSHGTHARLVTRDAAIGYRGRVVADDLSLDIPDGSFTAIIGPNGCGKSTVLRALSRILPPSSGQILLDGKEIASYPPKEAARSIGLLPQSSLAPDGIRVADLVARGRAPYQNLIHQWRGSDEEAVRSALEATRLTELSGRLVAELSGGQRQRVWVAMLLAQDTPIMLLDEPTTFLDIAHQYELMELFRSLHEGGRTIVAVLHDLGQAARYADHLVVMREGRVVTAGPPHEVITAELIDEVFGLRCLVVPDPVTGTPTVVPLDPRTVSTEGHR; translated from the coding sequence ATGACCGACCCGGGAGCCCCCTCGTTGAACACCTCGTCACACGGGACGCACGCTCGGCTCGTCACCCGCGACGCCGCGATCGGCTACCGCGGGCGGGTCGTCGCCGACGACCTGTCGCTGGACATCCCGGACGGCTCGTTCACCGCGATCATCGGCCCGAACGGCTGCGGCAAGTCCACGGTGCTGCGCGCGCTGTCCCGGATCCTGCCGCCGTCGTCCGGGCAGATCCTGCTCGACGGCAAGGAGATCGCGTCCTACCCGCCGAAGGAGGCCGCCCGCAGCATCGGGCTGCTCCCGCAGAGCTCGCTCGCCCCGGACGGCATCCGGGTCGCCGACCTGGTGGCCCGCGGGCGGGCGCCGTACCAGAACCTGATCCACCAGTGGCGCGGCTCCGACGAGGAGGCCGTCCGGTCGGCGCTGGAGGCGACCCGGCTGACCGAGCTGTCCGGACGGCTGGTCGCCGAGCTGTCCGGCGGGCAGCGGCAGCGGGTGTGGGTGGCGATGCTGCTCGCCCAGGACACCCCGATCATGCTGCTGGACGAGCCTACGACGTTCCTCGACATCGCCCACCAGTACGAGCTGATGGAGCTGTTCCGGTCGCTGCACGAGGGCGGCCGGACGATCGTGGCCGTCCTGCACGACCTCGGCCAGGCGGCCCGCTACGCCGACCACCTCGTCGTCATGCGGGAGGGCCGGGTGGTCACCGCGGGCCCGCCGCACGAGGTGATCACCGCCGAGCTGATCGACGAGGTGTTCGGGCTGCGCTGCCTGGTCGTGCCCGACCCCGTCACCGGCACCCCTACGGTGGTGCCGCTCGACCCCCGCACCGTGAGCACGGAAGGACATCGATGA
- a CDS encoding siderophore-interacting protein — MSTPGNRPRRPQIVLEVLERTRLTPHMVRIVAGGPGIADVTDNGHTDAYTKMLFAPPGSDLTPPYDLAALREELPVEALPSTRTYTIRRFDLENQRIWIDFVVHGDTGVAGPWAATAEPGSPVVLGGIGGGYAPDPQADRHLLAGDESALPAIASALEAMPADARGVALLEVDSAADELDLTAPDGLEVRWLHRAGAEAGTTDLLVDAVRGLDWPAGRVQVFVHGERAAMKSLRPHLTDERGLDRSQLSLSAYWAHGRKEDVFQSEKREAVGQI, encoded by the coding sequence ATGAGCACTCCCGGAAACCGCCCGCGGCGGCCGCAGATCGTGCTGGAGGTGCTCGAGCGCACCCGGCTCACGCCGCACATGGTGCGCATCGTCGCCGGTGGGCCCGGCATCGCCGACGTCACCGACAACGGGCACACCGACGCCTACACGAAGATGCTGTTCGCACCCCCCGGCAGCGACCTGACCCCGCCCTACGACCTCGCCGCGCTGCGCGAGGAGCTGCCGGTCGAGGCGCTGCCGTCGACCCGCACCTACACGATCCGCCGCTTCGACCTGGAGAACCAGCGGATCTGGATCGACTTCGTCGTGCACGGCGACACCGGCGTGGCCGGGCCCTGGGCGGCGACGGCCGAGCCCGGCTCCCCGGTGGTGCTCGGCGGGATCGGCGGCGGCTACGCCCCCGACCCGCAGGCCGACCGGCACCTGCTCGCCGGTGACGAGTCGGCCCTGCCCGCGATCGCGTCCGCGCTGGAGGCGATGCCTGCCGACGCACGCGGCGTCGCACTGCTCGAGGTCGACTCCGCCGCCGACGAACTCGACCTGACCGCGCCCGACGGTCTCGAGGTGCGCTGGCTGCACCGTGCCGGCGCCGAGGCCGGGACGACCGACCTGCTCGTCGACGCCGTCCGAGGTCTCGACTGGCCCGCCGGGCGGGTACAGGTCTTCGTGCACGGCGAGCGGGCCGCCATGAAGTCGCTGCGCCCACACCTCACCGACGAGCGCGGCCTCGACCGGTCCCAGCTGTCGCTGTCGGCCTACTGGGCGCACGGCCGCAAGGAGGACGTGTTCCAGTCCGAGAAGCGCGAGGCCGTCGGGCAGATCTGA
- a CDS encoding TIM barrel protein, which produces MSLTAADVTADVAEALFLQPAELDHQLDLRDQGMDSVRTMELVDRWRRAGVPGISFIALAEDRRLERWIEVVRELQPGAAEPPSLRTCIATVSLGGSLTDKLDAVAAAGFGGIELLDADLRDSSLSASEVAARCADLGLTIDAYQPFRRAEGVSAAEFTDVLARFRGELDVMAGLGTGSILVVSNTDDDADPDRDLSARQLSALADAAAERGMSVTYEALAWGTHVGRFADAWDVVRRAGHPALTVTVDTFHMISRGEDAGALDGVPMDKISLAQVADAPMLSMDLKQWSRNHRCLPGDGEFDLRTPLRALWAAGYRGPLSLEIFNPEIRAQPPHDVAARGARALDALLAELDGAVPGPDASGDPVRA; this is translated from the coding sequence ATGAGTCTCACCGCCGCCGATGTGACCGCGGACGTCGCGGAGGCGCTGTTCCTGCAACCCGCGGAGCTGGACCACCAGCTGGACCTGCGCGACCAGGGGATGGACTCCGTGCGCACGATGGAGCTGGTCGACCGGTGGCGCCGGGCGGGGGTGCCCGGGATCAGCTTCATCGCGCTGGCCGAGGACCGTCGCCTGGAGCGGTGGATCGAGGTCGTGCGCGAGCTGCAGCCCGGCGCGGCGGAACCGCCCTCGCTGCGCACCTGCATCGCGACGGTGTCGCTGGGCGGTTCGCTCACCGACAAGCTGGACGCCGTCGCCGCGGCCGGGTTCGGCGGCATCGAGCTGCTCGACGCGGACCTGCGCGACTCGTCGCTGTCCGCGTCCGAGGTGGCCGCCCGCTGTGCCGACCTGGGACTGACCATCGACGCCTACCAGCCGTTCCGGCGTGCCGAGGGGGTCAGCGCGGCCGAGTTCACCGACGTGCTGGCGCGCTTCCGTGGCGAGCTCGACGTCATGGCCGGGCTGGGCACCGGCTCCATCCTGGTCGTGTCCAACACCGACGACGACGCCGACCCGGACCGCGACCTGTCGGCCCGGCAGCTGTCCGCGCTCGCCGACGCCGCCGCCGAGCGCGGCATGTCGGTGACCTACGAGGCGCTGGCCTGGGGCACCCACGTCGGCCGTTTCGCCGACGCCTGGGACGTGGTCCGCCGCGCCGGTCACCCGGCCCTGACGGTCACCGTCGACACCTTCCACATGATCAGCCGCGGCGAGGACGCCGGGGCCCTGGACGGCGTCCCGATGGACAAGATCAGCCTGGCCCAGGTGGCCGACGCGCCGATGCTGTCGATGGATCTCAAGCAGTGGAGCCGCAACCACCGGTGCCTGCCCGGCGACGGCGAGTTCGACCTGCGCACACCGTTGCGGGCGCTGTGGGCGGCGGGCTACCGCGGCCCGCTGTCGCTGGAGATCTTCAACCCGGAGATCCGGGCGCAGCCCCCGCACGATGTCGCGGCCCGCGGTGCGCGGGCCCTCGACGCGCTGCTCGCCGAGCTGGACGGGGCCGTGCCGGGGCCGGACGCGAGCGGGGACCCGGTCCGGGCCTAG